A part of Agromyces protaetiae genomic DNA contains:
- a CDS encoding L-threonylcarbamoyladenylate synthase — protein sequence MTAIYDCSVDSELLTGMRLARGAIGRGELVVLPTDTVYGVAADAFSPAAVQRLLDAKGRGRTAPPPVLIPGLPTLDALATDIPAAARALAEAFWPGGLTIILRAQPSLQWDLGETRGTVALRMPDHRIALELLSETGPLAVSSANLSGQPAATDARAAADMLGDSVAVYLDGGESGSSSDLPSTIVDATGERLRIVREGVLSREALAAVAGADAFEADAPGSASEASVAVEASEESEASATEPGEAAAS from the coding sequence ATGACTGCCATCTACGACTGCTCGGTCGACTCCGAACTCCTCACGGGCATGCGGCTCGCTCGCGGCGCCATCGGGCGCGGCGAACTCGTCGTGCTCCCGACCGACACGGTCTACGGCGTCGCGGCCGACGCGTTCAGCCCCGCCGCCGTGCAGCGACTCCTCGACGCGAAGGGTCGCGGGCGCACGGCGCCGCCGCCCGTGCTCATCCCGGGTCTCCCGACCCTCGACGCGCTCGCGACCGACATCCCCGCGGCGGCGCGAGCGCTCGCCGAGGCGTTCTGGCCGGGCGGGCTCACGATCATCCTCCGCGCGCAGCCGTCGCTGCAGTGGGACCTCGGCGAGACGCGCGGCACGGTCGCGCTCCGCATGCCCGACCACCGCATCGCGCTCGAGCTCCTCTCCGAGACCGGCCCGCTCGCGGTGTCGTCGGCGAACCTGTCGGGGCAGCCCGCCGCGACCGACGCCCGCGCCGCCGCCGACATGCTCGGCGACTCGGTCGCGGTCTACCTCGACGGCGGCGAATCGGGCTCCTCGAGCGACCTCCCGTCGACGATCGTGGATGCCACGGGCGAACGCCTGCGGATCGTGCGTGAAGGCGTGCTCTCGCGCGAGGCGCTCGCGGCCGTCGCGGGCGCAGACGCATTCGAGGCGGATGCTCCGGGGTCGGCATCCGAGGCATCCGTCGCCGTCGAGGCATCCGAGGAATCCGAGGCATCCGCGACCGAACCGGGCGAGGCCGCCGCCTCATGA